The Candidatus Margulisiibacteriota bacterium nucleotide sequence TTTCTAATTGATCCCAATGATAGATTTCTAAAGGATTTTCATCTCTAAAATCATTTAACAACCTAATTTCACCTGCTTCAAGTTTTCCATCTGTAAATATTTGTAGGTATGAAGAAAATCCGTTATGGTTTGTCTCATATGTTTTCATTAGACCATCAGCATTATAGTATGAGTAATTACTATAATCAGGAGAAATAACACTTAAAGCTCTGTTATTATAGCATTTTTTCAAATCTATAAAATTAGAAACATCTAATGACCATTCAGGTATTACGTGAAGTATTAGGGAAGAACGTTCAGATAAGGACTCATCAATTTCAGAATCTAAGATAGTCGAAATTCTATCTGTGATAAAGTTATATATCTTTTGCTGTGTGATCTCTAATTCGGAAAACCCATTTTTCAAATCAGAATATCTCATTGGTCGAGATTCATTTCCATTACGTTTATAAAATTTGTGTTCACCATCATCAAATGCATGAGGTCTTAATATGCTTTTGGGGATTTCAATAACAATACAGTTATCATTATTTACTACGACATGGTGGAGTTTAATACCATAAATAGCAGGAACTGTTTTTGTAGCTATTTTATTTCGGAAAGATTGTTCCCAAGTTTCAAAATTTTCAACATTAACTCCAGTATCAGATATTTTAGTTGGGTTATGATTTTCATCCTCGGCAATACCTAAAATTATTTTTCCGCCGTCAGCATTGGCAAAAGAACAGATTTCCTTAATGAGTGTATTCATGTTTTTAGAATCTAAAGAATTAAATTTACCGTCCTTAAATTTATAATCTTTAAATTCGAGTATCTCAGATTCTTTTAATGAACTAGATAGTATTTCATTGATTAGTTCTAAGTAGTTTGTATTCATAATCCTCCTTTTTGTTTAAGATAAATTATTAGGTTTATAGTGATTTTTAATATAATAGTTTGCAATCTTCTCCATGAGATAATCATACATCTCAAGTATCTCATCATTTTCTTCTTTTTCTAGATTACCTTGACGTAATTCATTTTCCAAAGTGTCTAGCTTATCTAAAATTGCCAGGTATGATTCTACATAAGAATCTATTTTTCCATCGCTTATTTTTGTTTTTATAGCTTCTAAATCTATCATGACTTTTCCTTTCATTAAGTTCTTTTTGGGGGGGAGATTATCGACACTTTAATAATATCAAATAACATCTAACGAGATGTCCCAAAATTGTTTTAAAAACTAAACATCTCTAGAAAAGATCATGTTAACTTAACTAAAATAATTCATGATTTGAGTTATCCGTTCCATCAATTTCAGAAAAGAATTTGCTGTCATAACACACATCTAATCGATTGATAGGGTAGCCCATTCGATACATTTCATTGAGTTTAAAGAACATCAAATTGATATTTACGTTAAAAATACTGGCTAGCTCTTCATAGCATTTACCTTCCTGTATATACTCAATTAATTCATTATCATCGATAAGTAAATGCGATGCAAAAAGATTCGCTTCAAGTTCCGTCGAGCTTGTAATATTAAAAAGTTCATATTCAATCATCTCTTCATTCTTTGCAAGGTCATAATGGTAAATATCATGTCCAAGTTCATGAGCAAAGACCATATTTAAAATTCGCTCATCGATGAAAGGATTGAAGAAGACAAACTTATTTCTAAGAATAACTTTATACATTCCTAGCAATTTTGTTTTTTCTTTAAACGGAATTAAAGTTACATTACGTTCTTGCAAAATAGTACGAGGGTCTCGAGTACCATGATGAGCTATTAATTTTTGAACGTCATTATAAATCAGGTTTCGTTTTTGATTCATAGCTGACCCTCCTTACAAATTTATTCTTCCTCAATCCTATATTTTTTCGGTGTATATTTCTTATTTTCTAGCTTAGCCATATAAAAGGCTTCCTGCATTGCATCAAGTATTGTGGCCTTATCTTCATCTGGTAGTTCTCCACCTGCCATGAGTCCAATCATCCCATTAACAAGTTCTTCAGCATCTTTTGCTCCCTTGTAACCAAATTCTTTTCGAGCATTGATAAAGAAATCAGCCTCTTGTGACAGGAAATAATCTGTATCGACATCAAGAGCGTTTGCGATTTTT carries:
- a CDS encoding ImmA/IrrE family metallo-endopeptidase, translated to MNQKRNLIYNDVQKLIAHHGTRDPRTILQERNVTLIPFKEKTKLLGMYKVILRNKFVFFNPFIDERILNMVFAHELGHDIYHYDLAKNEEMIEYELFNITSSTELEANLFASHLLIDDNELIEYIQEGKCYEELASIFNVNINLMFFKLNEMYRMGYPINRLDVCYDSKFFSEIDGTDNSNHELF
- a CDS encoding helix-turn-helix transcriptional regulator is translated as MNFAQKLKDLRTEKNLTQEELAKKSGISIKSISRYELGETLPRTKKYYEKIANALDVDTDYFLSQEADFFINARKEFGYKGAKDAEELVNGMIGLMAGGELPDEDKATILDAMQEAFYMAKLENKKYTPKKYRIEEE
- a CDS encoding ATP-binding protein, producing the protein MNTNYLELINEILSSSLKESEILEFKDYKFKDGKFNSLDSKNMNTLIKEICSFANADGGKIILGIAEDENHNPTKISDTGVNVENFETWEQSFRNKIATKTVPAIYGIKLHHVVVNNDNCIVIEIPKSILRPHAFDDGEHKFYKRNGNESRPMRYSDLKNGFSELEITQQKIYNFITDRISTILDSEIDESLSERSSLILHVIPEWSLDVSNFIDLKKCYNNRALSVISPDYSNYSYYNADGLMKTYETNHNGFSSYLQIFTDGKLEAGEIRLLNDFRDENPLEIYHWDQLE